In Fusobacterium canifelinum, a genomic segment contains:
- the tuf gene encoding elongation factor Tu — MAKEKFERSKPHVNIGTIGHVDHGKTTTTAAISKVLSDKGWAKKVDFDQIDAAPEEKERGITINTAHIEYETATRHYAHVDCPGHADYVKNMITGAAQMDGAILVVSAADGPMPQTREHILLSRQVGVPYIVVYLNKSDMVEDEELLELVEMEVRELLTEYGFPGDDIPVIRGSSLGALNGEEKWIEKILELMDAVDNYIPTPERAVDQPFLMPIEDVFTITGRGTVVTGRVERGIIKVGEEIEIVGIKPTTKTTCTGVEMFRKLLDQGQAGDNIGVLLRGTKKEEVERGQVLAKPGSIHPHTNFKGEVYVLTKDEGGRHTPFFSGYRPQFYFRTTDITGAVTLPDGVEMVMPGDNITMTVELIHPIAMEQGLRFAIREGGRTVASGVVSEITK, encoded by the coding sequence ATGGCTAAAGAAAAATTTGAAAGAAGCAAACCACATGTAAACATTGGAACAATTGGGCACGTTGACCATGGAAAAACTACTACAACTGCAGCTATATCTAAAGTATTATCTGATAAAGGATGGGCTAAAAAAGTAGATTTCGACCAAATCGATGCTGCTCCAGAAGAAAAAGAAAGAGGAATAACTATCAATACAGCTCATATAGAATATGAAACAGCTACTAGACACTATGCTCACGTTGACTGTCCAGGACACGCTGACTATGTTAAAAATATGATTACTGGAGCTGCTCAAATGGACGGAGCTATACTTGTTGTATCAGCTGCTGATGGTCCTATGCCTCAAACAAGAGAACACATCTTACTTTCTAGACAAGTTGGAGTTCCATACATCGTTGTTTACTTAAACAAATCAGATATGGTTGAAGATGAAGAATTACTAGAATTAGTTGAAATGGAAGTTAGAGAATTATTAACTGAATATGGATTCCCAGGAGATGACATTCCTGTAATCAGAGGTTCATCATTAGGAGCTTTAAATGGTGAAGAAAAATGGATTGAAAAAATATTAGAACTTATGGATGCAGTAGATAACTATATCCCTACTCCAGAAAGAGCAGTAGATCAACCATTCTTAATGCCAATAGAAGATGTTTTCACTATCACAGGAAGAGGAACAGTTGTTACTGGAAGAGTTGAAAGAGGAATCATCAAAGTTGGAGAAGAAATTGAAATAGTTGGAATTAAACCTACAACTAAAACAACTTGTACAGGTGTTGAAATGTTTAGAAAACTTCTTGATCAAGGTCAAGCAGGAGATAACATTGGAGTATTATTAAGAGGAACTAAGAAAGAAGAAGTTGAAAGAGGACAAGTTCTTGCTAAACCAGGAAGTATTCACCCTCATACAAACTTCAAAGGTGAAGTTTATGTATTAACTAAAGATGAAGGAGGAAGACATACTCCATTCTTCTCAGGATATAGACCTCAGTTCTACTTCAGAACTACTGACATCACTGGTGCAGTAACTTTACCTGATGGAGTAGAAATGGTAATGCCAGGAGATAACATCACTATGACTGTAGAATTAATCCACCCAATCGCTATGGAACAAGGATTAAGATTCGCTATCAGAGAAGGTGGAAGAACAGTTGCTTCTGGAGTTGTTTCTGAAATAACTAAATAG